The DNA segment GGGCGGCTTGGTCGTCAGCAACAATACCGCGCTCGGGGCCACCGGCACCGGCAACACCACCCGCGTCTCCAACCAGGCGCGCGTCGTCCTGGCGAACGGCGTGACCGTGACCGGTGAATCCATCAGCATCATCGGCACCGGCGGGGAAGGCAACTACGGCGCGCTGCAGGCCGCCGGCAACACCACCGTCACCTGGGCGGGCGCCATCACCCTCGCCACCGGTGATGGCTCCGGTGATACCCGGGTCGGCGCACGCACGGGCGGCAACCTGATCCTTTCCGGAGACATCGACGGCTCGGCGGTCTCGCTGGGCATCCGCAACGAAGGCAGCGACACCACCGTGGGCGCGGACTTCGACAATACGGTGGTGACCCTGCAGGGGGCCTACACCGGAGCGGAGCTGAGGCTTTTCCAAGGCGTCGTGAAACTCGGTGCTTCGGAACGCATCCAGGATACCGCCGGGCTGGTGTTCGGCCACGGTGTGTCCGGCTCGCTCCGCCAGCGGCTCGACCTGAACGGTTTCAATGAAACCGTCTCCCACCTTTCCGTCGCCGTCAGCACGGCGAGCGCGAACCATGAGATCACCAACACCGCCGCCACCCGCAGCACCTTCACCCTGAACTCCGGTGGAAGCACCACCGCCCGCAGTTTCTCCGGCGTGGTGACGGGCAACCTAGACTTCCAGAAGCTGGGCGCGAACACGGTGACCTTCACCGGACTGAACACCTACACCGGCAGCACCGCCGTGAATGCCGGAACCTTCGTCGTCGCGGACGGCGGCGCGCTGAATGGCGGCGGCTCCACCACCGTCGCCTCCGGGGCCACCTTCAGCCTGCTGGGCACGTATCTCTTCAACGTCGGCGCGAACGGTGACAGCAACCAGATCTCCGGCGAGGGCACCGTCAACCTCAACGGCATCCTCCACCTGAACCTCGCCGCCGCCGGCATCGCCGCTGGAAATGAATGGACCCTCGTGGATGCGACCGGCTCCATCGACTGGAACGGCCTGCGCATCACCAGCACCGCCGGGGATTTCACCCGCACCGACGGAACATGGACGCTGGATGACCAGGGCAGGATGTGGAGCTTCAACGAAGCGGACGGCGTGCTTACGCTCACCGCCGTTCCGGAGGCGGGCACGTCCGCACTGCTGCTGGCCGGTGGCGCCGCCCTCGTCCTGCGCCGCCGCAGGAAGTGAGCGGACCGCCGGTCATTCATGGCTCGGGCGGGCGGAGGGCCGCCGCCGTATCATAGACGCGCTTCGTTTTCCAGAGCAGGAGGAGATTCGTCAGGCTGATGAGGAAGATCCATGCGCCGCTTTGGAACATTGCGGTTGTGAAGGATCTCATGGTCCCGACGGACGAAACCATCACCTTCTCCCCCGATTCCATGAATGCGATTACGGACTCGTGCAAGTCCGCGGTGTAGGATTTCCCGATCCTCTTTTCCATTTTCGCACTCACCTCGGTGACAGAAGCATTGAGGAGATCTCTCTCCATCTTGTATGTCATGGTATTTGCCGCGAACCCCACGGCGAACATCACCAGCGTGATGACGAGGGTGAGGATGTTCAGCGCAATGAGCCACTTGACCGGATGTTTCATGGAACGGGAAGGAGACGCCCTCGCGGCCTGTACGGCAAGCTTGCGTATCTTTCCCCCCCGAGGAGGTTTCCGGAAATTCTCCCGTCAGATCCCACGGGTTCCGGCTAATACATCCATGGAGCCGATGCCCGAAAAGCCCACTTCCTGCGATCCATGAAATTTCCTCTCATCCTCTGCACCGCCATGCTGGCGGCCCCGTTGTCCGCCGCACCCCGGACACCAAACCCCGGTCTGAA comes from the Luteolibacter sp. SL250 genome and includes:
- a CDS encoding autotransporter-associated beta strand repeat-containing protein, with translation MKGLRHFSPSRPWSHLPPTLTFMATAMFAQGAEFTWKGPGNDWTTATSWVGGTPPATGGASGSTRIQIGTSGNVVTYANRLIYSAAQGDTTFTVGNSNRTLLIGNSVEGHMEISGGTFIGTAATDGMSVNGGSGNLYITGGSYRNVDGNFELVYNTGTSLLRIDSGAFEVSAINFQSQAAGTGTANGTIQLNGGTLSVGNFNSTSSSGTHRVLLNGGTVASRFNANWADRTNVTWELQNTTTFNIAHSVTLGEALSGVGGINKTSAGNFTLSGANSYTGLTQVSAGGLVVSNNTALGATGTGNTTRVSNQARVVLANGVTVTGESISIIGTGGEGNYGALQAAGNTTVTWAGAITLATGDGSGDTRVGARTGGNLILSGDIDGSAVSLGIRNEGSDTTVGADFDNTVVTLQGAYTGAELRLFQGVVKLGASERIQDTAGLVFGHGVSGSLRQRLDLNGFNETVSHLSVAVSTASANHEITNTAATRSTFTLNSGGSTTARSFSGVVTGNLDFQKLGANTVTFTGLNTYTGSTAVNAGTFVVADGGALNGGGSTTVASGATFSLLGTYLFNVGANGDSNQISGEGTVNLNGILHLNLAAAGIAAGNEWTLVDATGSIDWNGLRITSTAGDFTRTDGTWTLDDQGRMWSFNEADGVLTLTAVPEAGTSALLLAGGAALVLRRRRK